ACCTCGGTCACGTACCCGATGGTTCCGGTTGACTTAAACTGGAGCATCTCCTGGGGCGTGATATGCGGTGCGATGACGATGCTGTTGATGCCGGCCGATACCCTAAGGGTTCTGTTCCGGAGGGCTGCAATCAGTCGTTCCTTCACCATGTCAAGGTCAAGCACCCGCGAACGCAGATACGGGTCAGTGGCCTTGTACAGCATCGTCCTGTGCACGTCGAACTCGCGTGCAACCGATACTTCGGCGCTGACTGACTGCGAGATCTGGTTACGGATTGATTCATGCATCATCTGTTCATTTACAATTTGCATGAACGTATCAACAATGGTTACGGCCGTTGGCCCCTCGGCTTCGGCAAGCTTCCGCGCATGATGCAGCTCCATAACCACGGTTTCAACCGCCGTATGGAAGCGCAGTAATTCTTCGGCAACATTGATCTGCTCGTTCGTGGCATTCGTAGTACCCGTGTGCACCGGTACCTGGGCGGCAAGCACAAAGGCATGCCCGATAGCCACCCCCGGCGATGCGGGGATACCCTGGAGTACGAGAGATGTGGTACCGTTTCTGCTCATCCTTCACCGAAACCCGACTCAAACAACTGAGTTACAGCCTGCAGTGCCTCGGCTTCGTCGGCGCCGCTTGCGGTTAAACCTAATGTACTCCCCTGCTCGGCTGCCAACGTCATCACGCCAATGATACTCTTGGCGTTAATCGAAAATCCATTGCGCTCCAGATAAATATCACTCTGGAACTGTGAGGCAAGCTTTACCAACATTGCAGCCGGACGCGTGTGCAAACCTGCCCTGTTCCTGATTGTAATCTGCGCTTCTACCATGTACGTTTAGTCCCTGCTGTGTTGTTGAGATGCACGGTGCAATCTGTCCATTAATGCTTCATTAGTGAGAACTTCACCACTGCAAAGTACAAGAATTTTTTCCACTCCCACAGCATCGGCGCGCCGAAATTCTGAATACAGCGTGGCAGCGTCCAGCACACGCCACCTGCATTCGGTCCGCGGCCGGAGTTCGGAAAGCACAACAACATTGGGTCGGTTTTCCAGCGCTTGTTCAAGCTCGTCGGCATCGGTGAAGAGCTCTACGGCAGCATACGGCGCATAGTGACGGAAGCGTGTACCGGGTGATCGCACAACATCGGTACCCGTTAACGGAGTGGTTACCACCGGTAATGGCACCACACGCTGCAGCTGAGCCCTGACGATGGCTCCCGGTCGCAGGATGTGAACTGCACCACCGGTTACGCGCACCACCGTACTCTCCAGACCAATCCTGCACGAACCACCGTCAATCACCGGGATCCGTCCATCGTAATCACTCAAAACATGTTGTGCCGTTGTCGGACTCGGTGTCCCCGACGGGTTGGCGCTTGGTGCTACCAGCGGTTTGCCAACTCCGGTGATGATCTGCAGTGCCATTGTATGCGCCGGACACCGCATGGCTACTGTGTTCAGTCCGGCAGTCACTGCCGGTGGAAGCTGTGCTGCCACGTCCACCACAACCGTCAGCGGTCCCGGCCAGAAATGCCGCACCAGCATCTGGCTAACCTCATCGAGTCTGCCTATCTGCGCTGCCATCGCCCCATCGGCCACATGAACGATGAGAGGGTTTGCTGCCGGCCGTTTTTTCACCGTAAAAATCCGACTGCATGCCGGTGCCGATTCTGCCAGGGCTGCAAGCCCGTACACCGTTTCGGTTGGTATCGCCACAACATG
This is a stretch of genomic DNA from Ignavibacteria bacterium. It encodes these proteins:
- a CDS encoding threonylcarbamoyl-AMP synthase; protein product: MEQAGGLIDVQTGIELLRAEHVVAIPTETVYGLAALAESAPACSRIFTVKKRPAANPLIVHVADGAMAAQIGRLDEVSQMLVRHFWPGPLTVVVDVAAQLPPAVTAGLNTVAMRCPAHTMALQIITGVGKPLVAPSANPSGTPSPTTAQHVLSDYDGRIPVIDGGSCRIGLESTVVRVTGGAVHILRPGAIVRAQLQRVVPLPVVTTPLTGTDVVRSPGTRFRHYAPYAAVELFTDADELEQALENRPNVVVLSELRPRTECRWRVLDAATLYSEFRRADAVGVEKILVLCSGEVLTNEALMDRLHRASQQHSRD
- a CDS encoding HPr family phosphocarrier protein; translated protein: MVEAQITIRNRAGLHTRPAAMLVKLASQFQSDIYLERNGFSINAKSIIGVMTLAAEQGSTLGLTASGADEAEALQAVTQLFESGFGEG